One window from the genome of Campylobacter concisus encodes:
- the nuoL gene encoding NADH-quinone oxidoreductase subunit L, translated as MTLFCISLFFPLLSFIIAGIFSHSSKNLFIGLFCSLLMIISATASLMLTASLSVDEPLNLTLKEFINLGSLDLSFSFYLDAISLVMLSTVGVVASIVHIYSVGYMRDDASFNRFFSYLGLFVFCMNVLVSSDNFIGLFIGWEGVGLCSWLLIGFWYKRPSANVAANEAFVMNRVADLAMLVGIFYIFYSFGSLKFSDIFNARSDFSGLNLGITAALLFIGAMGKSAQFPFHTWLANAMEGPTPVSALIHAATMVTAGVYLVIRANFIFANVPEVSHFIACLGTFVAVFAASIALVHNDLKKIVAYSTLSQLGYMFVAAGLGAYKIALFHLVTHAFFKSLLFLCAGNVMHAMNDELNIKKMGGLYKFMKPTALLSIIASCALAGFYPFAGFFSKDKILEVVFSENKFLWIILLFGAVLTAFYSFRLVMLVFFTKSKSEKHVHEAKNYMLAGMGVLGILSVISGFFWSNFSEFLEKSLKDFSLNLSHGSEIFLLVLTLSLVLASAGFAVFAYKREIFKESVCESRIYKILQNAYFIPKFYEKFFINGYALISQICKKIDEMIIDRSVDLVATALNKFAFLANKMQSGDLSVMLRFMVAGFALLLSFIFLLNGAK; from the coding sequence ATGACTTTATTTTGCATTTCACTATTTTTCCCGCTTCTTAGCTTCATTATAGCTGGCATCTTTTCGCATAGCAGCAAGAATTTATTTATCGGTCTTTTTTGCTCGCTTCTCATGATCATTAGCGCCACAGCTTCACTCATGCTAACGGCTAGTCTTAGCGTAGATGAGCCACTAAATTTAACCCTAAAAGAGTTTATAAACTTAGGCTCGCTTGATCTTAGCTTTAGCTTCTACCTTGATGCCATTAGCCTTGTTATGCTTAGCACTGTTGGCGTGGTCGCAAGTATCGTGCATATCTACTCAGTTGGCTACATGAGAGATGATGCGAGCTTTAACCGCTTTTTTAGTTATCTTGGGCTCTTTGTCTTTTGTATGAACGTCCTTGTATCAAGCGATAACTTTATAGGCCTTTTCATCGGCTGGGAGGGCGTTGGGCTTTGCTCTTGGCTGCTCATTGGCTTTTGGTATAAAAGGCCTAGTGCAAACGTCGCTGCAAACGAAGCCTTTGTGATGAACAGAGTGGCTGATCTTGCCATGCTTGTTGGTATCTTTTATATATTTTATAGCTTTGGCTCACTTAAATTTAGCGATATTTTTAACGCCAGAAGCGACTTTTCTGGGCTAAATTTAGGCATCACCGCCGCACTTCTTTTTATAGGTGCTATGGGCAAAAGTGCGCAGTTTCCATTTCACACATGGCTTGCAAATGCCATGGAGGGACCAACTCCAGTTTCTGCACTCATTCACGCAGCGACCATGGTAACGGCTGGCGTTTATCTAGTCATACGCGCAAATTTTATCTTTGCAAACGTACCTGAAGTTTCGCACTTTATAGCCTGCCTTGGCACATTTGTAGCGGTATTTGCGGCTAGCATCGCGCTAGTGCATAATGACCTTAAAAAGATAGTCGCCTACTCGACGCTTTCGCAGCTTGGATATATGTTTGTTGCAGCTGGTCTTGGGGCGTATAAGATCGCACTTTTTCACCTTGTCACGCACGCATTTTTCAAATCACTTCTATTTTTATGCGCTGGCAACGTTATGCACGCGATGAATGATGAGTTAAATATCAAAAAAATGGGCGGACTTTATAAATTTATGAAGCCAACAGCACTTCTTTCTATCATCGCAAGCTGTGCACTAGCTGGCTTTTATCCATTTGCTGGCTTTTTTTCAAAAGATAAAATTTTAGAGGTTGTCTTTAGTGAAAATAAATTTTTATGGATTATTTTACTCTTTGGTGCGGTGCTTACGGCATTTTATAGCTTTAGGCTTGTTATGCTCGTCTTTTTTACAAAGTCAAAGAGCGAGAAACATGTGCATGAAGCTAAAAACTACATGCTAGCCGGCATGGGCGTACTTGGAATTCTCTCAGTCATAAGTGGCTTTTTTTGGAGCAACTTTAGTGAGTTTTTAGAAAAAAGTTTAAAAGATTTCTCACTAAATTTATCTCACGGTAGCGAAATTTTTTTACTTGTTTTAACACTTAGCTTAGTGCTAGCAAGCGCTGGCTTTGCAGTATTTGCCTATAAAAGAGAAATTTTTAAAGAGAGTGTTTGTGAGAGCAGAATTTATAAAATTTTGCAAAATGCCTACTTTATCCCAAAATTTTATGAGAAATTTTTCATAAATGGCTACGCATTGATCTCACAAATTTGTAAAAAGATTGATGAGATGATAATCGATCGTAGTGTCGATCTAGTCGCAACAGCGCTAAATAAATTTGCATTTTTAGCAAACAAAATGCAAAGTGGCGACTTAAGCGTCATGCTTAGATTTATGGTTGCAGGATTTGCCTTGCTTTTAAGCTTTATATTTTTATTAAACGGAGCCAAATAA
- a CDS encoding NADH-quinone oxidoreductase subunit M, producing MLSVIIFFPAISAILGFLIENKSIKFYGASIALIELLLAIFICVNVDFQGYDFVLTHQVSLIPSLNISYFVGIDTISLVLIVLSAFMSFISIAALSDDGNLKHLVISVLFLESTMMGVFSALDMILFYSFWELSLIPLLYIIGAFGSKNRIYAAIKFFIYTFLGSVFMLVAIIFIGYLCYQKSGVFSFNLLDWYKLGIGENAQIWLFLAFFFAFGVKTPLFPFHTWLPYAHGQAPTIGSVLLASVLLKMGTYGFVRFSLPLFPDASLLLSGFVCIIAIIMIIYAALVAYAQSDMKQVIAYSSISHMGVIMLGIFSLNLIGLGGSIFLMISHGIVSGALFLLVGVIYERAHTKEICEFGGLAKVMPKYALVFFIATLASIGLPLTIGFVGEFLSLLGVFKLNKLFALLGGFSIIVGAIYMLVLYKRVFFGECKEKNLSLKDLNFKELVALVPLCLLIIALGIAPNLILKPLEPSVQNIINKMQTRAVNSDTKDKILSLNGGSKL from the coding sequence ATGCTAAGTGTCATCATATTTTTCCCAGCAATTAGCGCAATACTTGGCTTTTTGATAGAAAATAAAAGCATCAAATTTTATGGAGCAAGCATCGCACTAATCGAGCTTTTGCTAGCTATTTTTATCTGCGTAAATGTCGATTTTCAGGGTTATGACTTTGTTTTAACGCATCAAGTCTCGCTCATACCAAGCCTAAATATCAGCTATTTTGTGGGCATCGACACCATTTCGCTAGTGCTTATCGTACTTAGTGCGTTTATGAGCTTCATCTCTATCGCAGCCCTTAGCGATGATGGGAATTTAAAGCACCTTGTTATTAGCGTGCTATTTTTAGAGAGCACGATGATGGGCGTCTTTAGCGCGCTTGATATGATCTTGTTTTACAGCTTTTGGGAGCTTAGCCTCATACCACTTCTTTACATCATCGGCGCATTTGGCAGTAAAAATAGAATTTATGCTGCGATTAAATTTTTCATCTACACATTTTTAGGCTCTGTCTTTATGCTAGTAGCGATCATTTTTATCGGATATCTGTGTTATCAAAAAAGCGGCGTCTTTAGCTTTAATCTTCTTGATTGGTACAAGCTTGGCATCGGAGAAAATGCTCAAATTTGGCTATTTTTAGCATTTTTCTTTGCTTTTGGCGTGAAAACTCCGCTATTTCCATTTCACACGTGGCTACCTTACGCGCACGGACAGGCTCCGACTATCGGCTCAGTGCTGCTTGCTAGCGTGCTTTTAAAGATGGGTACTTACGGCTTTGTGAGATTTTCACTCCCGCTTTTTCCAGACGCGAGCCTACTTTTAAGCGGCTTTGTCTGCATTATAGCCATCATCATGATCATCTACGCAGCCCTTGTTGCCTACGCGCAAAGCGACATGAAGCAAGTGATCGCTTATAGCTCCATTTCACACATGGGCGTCATCATGCTTGGCATATTTTCACTAAATTTAATAGGCCTTGGCGGCTCAATATTTTTGATGATAAGCCACGGCATCGTTAGTGGCGCGCTATTTTTATTAGTTGGCGTCATCTATGAGAGGGCTCATACCAAAGAAATTTGCGAATTTGGCGGCCTTGCTAAGGTTATGCCAAAATACGCGCTTGTATTTTTTATAGCAACGCTTGCAAGTATCGGCCTGCCACTAACCATTGGCTTTGTTGGCGAGTTTTTGAGCCTGCTTGGCGTCTTTAAGCTAAACAAGCTCTTTGCGCTACTTGGTGGCTTTAGTATCATTGTGGGCGCTATTTATATGCTGGTGCTTTATAAAAGGGTCTTTTTTGGCGAATGCAAGGAGAAAAATTTAAGCCTAAAAGATCTAAATTTCAAAGAGTTAGTCGCTCTTGTGCCACTTTGCTTGCTTATAATCGCCCTTGGCATCGCACCAAATTTGATCCTAAAGCCACTTGAGCCAAGCGTGCAAAATATAATAAATAAAATGCAAACTAGAGCCGTAAATAGCGACACAAAAGATAAAATTTTATCTTTAAATGGCGGGAGCAAACTATGA
- the nuoN gene encoding NADH-quinone oxidoreductase subunit NuoN, producing the protein MNEIAFLDLKEISLSSVAPMLSMIIFALFILIVGTIKKDLSRNFYCVFCIIAIFVNLGLILDFNGLSLSFWDMLLVDGVSVISQVIILIASALFIPLALSTKEYFEYKIYEYYALFLFMIAGFLFMVSSNNLLIIFLGLEISSLCLYTLIALHNKAKSVEAAIKYFAMGSLSAGFFAMAIAMFYLATNSIDIARIGVVIKDLSLNQNLIILLGCVFIASAIGFKLSLIPFHTWIPDVYEGSNAPLAGYMSIVPKVAAFIVALRIFAMFEGSQILWIKDMLYIIAVLTMSLANIMALVQKDVKRMLAFSSIAHAGVVLCALVANSHEANVALFFYWIMFLFANLGAFSMLWVARCDDVVCWDKRFKHPFEKFSGLIKILPSYAVIMGIFMIALAGIPPFSVFWGKMVLISSLIKSDYVVLGVIIMINSAIAIYYYLKLIVFMFLKEPIVKDKNLYTANISMALKVIVGIAVAGTAFSFLFSGAILEFIEHFVFASGF; encoded by the coding sequence ATGAACGAAATAGCCTTTTTAGACCTTAAAGAAATTTCTTTATCTTCGGTTGCTCCGATGCTTAGTATGATAATCTTTGCGCTTTTTATCTTAATCGTTGGCACCATAAAAAAAGATCTTTCAAGAAATTTCTACTGCGTATTTTGTATCATCGCAATATTTGTAAATTTGGGCCTAATACTTGATTTTAACGGTCTTAGCCTTAGCTTTTGGGATATGCTTTTGGTTGATGGCGTTTCGGTCATTTCTCAAGTCATTATCTTAATCGCTTCAGCCCTTTTTATCCCGCTTGCACTTAGCACAAAAGAGTATTTTGAGTACAAAATTTATGAGTATTACGCTCTATTTTTGTTTATGATAGCTGGATTTTTATTTATGGTGAGCTCAAATAACCTACTCATAATCTTTTTAGGCCTTGAGATCAGCTCGCTTTGTCTCTACACGCTAATAGCTCTTCACAATAAGGCAAAAAGCGTCGAAGCCGCCATTAAATACTTCGCTATGGGCTCGCTCTCGGCTGGCTTTTTTGCGATGGCAATAGCGATGTTTTATCTAGCGACAAACTCAATAGACATCGCTCGTATCGGCGTTGTGATAAAAGATCTTAGCCTAAATCAAAACTTGATCATCTTACTTGGCTGCGTTTTCATTGCCTCGGCTATTGGCTTTAAGCTCTCACTCATACCATTTCACACATGGATACCAGACGTTTATGAAGGCTCAAATGCCCCACTTGCTGGCTATATGTCGATCGTGCCAAAGGTAGCAGCTTTTATCGTTGCGTTAAGAATTTTTGCGATGTTTGAGGGCTCACAAATTTTGTGGATAAAAGATATGCTCTATATCATCGCCGTGCTTACGATGAGCCTTGCAAACATCATGGCGCTAGTGCAAAAAGACGTAAAAAGGATGCTTGCTTTTAGCTCCATAGCTCACGCTGGTGTCGTACTCTGTGCGCTTGTGGCAAATTCTCACGAGGCAAATGTCGCCTTATTTTTTTACTGGATCATGTTTTTGTTTGCAAATTTGGGTGCATTTTCTATGCTCTGGGTGGCAAGGTGCGACGATGTGGTCTGCTGGGATAAGCGCTTTAAGCACCCATTTGAGAAATTTTCAGGACTTATAAAAATTTTACCAAGTTACGCTGTGATAATGGGAATTTTTATGATCGCCCTTGCTGGCATTCCGCCTTTTAGCGTCTTTTGGGGCAAGATGGTGCTTATCTCATCGCTCATAAAATCTGATTACGTCGTGCTTGGCGTTATAATCATGATAAATTCTGCCATTGCGATTTATTACTATTTAAAGCTAATCGTCTTTATGTTTTTAAAAGAGCCGATCGTAAAAGATAAAAATCTCTACACCGCAAATATCTCGATGGCGCTAAAAGTAATTGTTGGCATTGCGGTAGCTGGAACGGCCTTTTCGTTTTTATTTTCTGGAGCGATTTTGGAATTTATTGAGCATTTTGTCTTTGCTTCAGGATTTTAG
- a CDS encoding tetratricopeptide repeat protein — protein sequence MKKLLIILFFPLYLTAFNLSLNSGANGDKPYSVLQLSDEQEFECVEQILAYDTKRYVCMLDDEILPKIEDTTLPLMDIKYKKQDGKLFIVIMPKAPSKLLNIKTELYNSQNVQDSPKTTISKHFSIIIDTSLSENSKRKSGLNFKPDFKDMLNPSIGALDLNKAPIAGLDSNDIDIYISIKRAYEKGAYENVVKDTQTAIKRHPNSLFSSEFLLFRLRALDKIFETKNEFEEIEPKDIVSEGRAWIRKFPSDENYPEVLYLIARAYLKDSIASDAKYMLDILNEEHANSKFTKLAALDYADYLYKIGRQKEALKDYEKVLYSTNDIDLASRAALSLADANIDKEKFDEAKKFILKIANANEKFFMNNPTKSMNLATTFASKDMPDVAAKIYEILINNSDRTKDFYEVALKNLALNLAKTKDEKKAYEYLNRYETEFKYGDYIDEVTKAKDGLFFEEKDKNATALHARYKELIEKYAGTNISQKALISELELDIKERKFSDALSYKTMAKDGKLSKAMELINEAALELTKEYFIKDDCTAVINLLENYDINKISLPQFKLFNCYYRTARYNDALELAKAHAKDENLEDRVEWLVNLSKILYKNKDYEHAIIAANDALSLGSSVEYSDPTPSLFDRFYSLLALKRFTEAISTISAIEQLRGQDFKIIEAYTAISDYAMKSNDYAIATTYAKKALELQTKAKINTFSPKINFNYSEASLKTDNLGEALDEAKFILNMKLEPEDRLHALNLISEIYIRQKQFKLARPYLNECSDSNFVSPYKDACKAKLDMIGKN from the coding sequence ATGAAAAAGCTCTTAATTATTTTATTTTTTCCGCTTTATCTAACCGCTTTTAATCTTAGCCTAAATAGCGGCGCAAATGGTGATAAACCTTATAGCGTTCTTCAGCTAAGCGATGAGCAAGAATTTGAATGCGTGGAGCAAATTTTAGCTTACGATACCAAACGCTATGTCTGCATGCTTGATGATGAAATTTTGCCAAAAATTGAAGATACGACACTGCCATTAATGGATATAAAATATAAAAAGCAAGATGGCAAGCTTTTTATCGTCATAATGCCAAAAGCACCGTCAAAACTGCTAAATATAAAAACTGAGCTTTATAACAGCCAAAACGTGCAAGATAGCCCAAAAACAACCATTTCAAAACACTTTAGCATAATCATAGATACTTCACTCAGTGAAAATAGCAAGAGAAAGTCTGGGCTAAATTTTAAACCTGATTTTAAAGATATGCTAAATCCTAGTATCGGAGCGCTTGATCTTAACAAAGCCCCTATTGCTGGGCTTGATAGTAATGACATTGATATATACATAAGCATAAAAAGAGCTTATGAAAAGGGCGCTTATGAAAATGTAGTAAAAGATACTCAAACAGCGATAAAAAGGCATCCAAATAGCCTTTTTTCAAGTGAATTTTTACTATTTCGTCTAAGGGCTCTTGATAAAATTTTTGAGACAAAAAATGAGTTTGAAGAGATCGAGCCAAAAGATATCGTAAGTGAAGGTAGGGCTTGGATCAGAAAATTTCCATCCGATGAAAACTATCCAGAAGTGCTATATCTAATCGCTAGAGCCTACCTAAAAGATAGCATTGCAAGTGATGCAAAATATATGCTTGATATCTTAAACGAAGAGCATGCAAACTCAAAATTTACAAAACTTGCAGCGCTTGATTATGCTGATTATCTCTACAAAATAGGCAGACAAAAGGAGGCGCTAAAAGACTATGAAAAAGTGCTTTACTCCACAAACGACATCGACCTTGCAAGTAGAGCAGCACTAAGCCTAGCTGATGCAAATATCGATAAAGAAAAATTTGATGAAGCAAAGAAATTTATACTAAAAATCGCAAATGCGAATGAAAAATTTTTTATGAATAACCCAACAAAGTCGATGAATCTTGCAACTACATTTGCAAGTAAAGATATGCCTGATGTGGCTGCTAAAATTTATGAAATCTTGATAAATAATAGTGATAGGACGAAAGATTTTTATGAAGTTGCTTTAAAAAATTTAGCACTAAATCTAGCCAAAACAAAAGATGAGAAAAAAGCATACGAATACTTAAATAGATATGAGACAGAATTTAAATATGGTGATTATATCGATGAAGTCACTAAGGCAAAAGATGGATTATTTTTTGAAGAAAAAGATAAAAATGCTACTGCACTTCATGCTAGATATAAAGAGTTAATTGAAAAATATGCTGGGACAAATATTAGTCAAAAGGCTCTAATAAGCGAGCTTGAGCTGGATATTAAAGAGCGTAAATTCTCCGATGCACTATCTTACAAAACCATGGCAAAAGATGGAAAATTAAGTAAGGCAATGGAGCTGATAAATGAGGCTGCGCTAGAGCTTACAAAAGAGTATTTTATAAAAGATGATTGCACGGCTGTTATAAATTTACTTGAAAACTACGATATAAACAAAATCTCATTACCGCAATTTAAGCTCTTTAACTGCTATTACAGAACGGCCCGCTACAACGATGCACTTGAGCTGGCAAAAGCTCATGCAAAAGACGAAAATTTAGAAGATAGGGTCGAGTGGCTGGTAAATTTGAGTAAAATTTTATATAAAAACAAAGACTACGAGCATGCGATCATTGCCGCAAATGACGCACTCTCACTTGGCTCATCAGTCGAATACTCAGATCCAACACCATCTCTTTTTGACAGGTTTTACTCATTGCTTGCGTTAAAACGCTTTACGGAGGCGATCTCAACCATTAGTGCTATCGAGCAGCTAAGAGGCCAAGACTTTAAGATTATCGAAGCATATACAGCTATAAGCGACTATGCGATGAAAAGTAATGACTACGCCATCGCTACAACATATGCCAAAAAAGCTCTTGAGCTACAAACAAAAGCCAAAATAAATACATTTTCGCCAAAGATAAATTTTAACTACTCAGAAGCTTCACTAAAGACAGATAACCTAGGTGAGGCACTTGATGAGGCAAAATTTATACTGAACATGAAGCTTGAGCCAGAAGACCGCTTACATGCTTTAAATTTGATAAGCGAAATTTATATAAGGCAAAAGCAGTTTAAGTTGGCTAGGCCTTATTTAAATGAGTGCTCTGACTCAAATTTTGTAAGCCCGTATAAAGATGCTTGCAAAGCTAAGCTTGACATGATAGGTAAAAACTAA
- a CDS encoding TerC family protein, with amino-acid sequence MFEWFSSPEAWISLLTLTGLEIVLGIDNIIFIAILVGKLPPQQRGSGRIVGLGLAMVTRILLLLSLFWIMKLTKPLFTIAEFSISGRDLVLILGGLFLLVKSTLEIHSSVSGEGEERKNSKKSHANFLVIVSEIAVLDIVFSLDSVITAVGMAEHIEIMIIAVILAVGVMMLASKGISNFVDNNPTIKILALAFLVLVGMTLVAEGLGFHIPKGYIYFAMAFSLAVESINIYAKKKAIAK; translated from the coding sequence ATGTTTGAATGGTTTAGTTCGCCAGAGGCGTGGATATCGCTACTTACGTTAACTGGCTTAGAGATAGTTTTAGGCATAGATAATATTATATTTATCGCTATTTTGGTAGGTAAACTACCTCCGCAGCAGCGCGGCAGTGGTAGGATTGTCGGCCTAGGGCTAGCTATGGTGACTAGAATTTTACTTTTACTTTCATTGTTTTGGATCATGAAGCTAACAAAGCCACTCTTTACTATCGCAGAATTTAGCATAAGTGGCCGAGATTTGGTGCTTATACTAGGCGGCCTATTTTTACTTGTAAAATCAACCCTTGAAATACACTCTAGCGTTTCTGGTGAGGGCGAAGAGCGTAAAAATAGCAAAAAATCACATGCAAATTTCTTGGTTATTGTAAGCGAGATAGCTGTTTTGGATATTGTTTTTTCTCTTGATAGTGTTATTACGGCTGTTGGTATGGCTGAGCATATAGAGATAATGATCATAGCTGTTATTTTAGCAGTTGGCGTGATGATGCTAGCATCAAAAGGTATTTCTAATTTTGTAGATAATAACCCTACTATAAAAATTTTAGCACTTGCGTTTTTGGTGCTTGTGGGCATGACACTAGTTGCTGAAGGATTAGGATTTCATATTCCAAAGGGATATATCTATTTTGCGATGGCATTTTCATTGGCAGTGGAAAGTATAAATATATATGCCAAAAAGAAAGCAATAGCTAAATAA
- the purN gene encoding phosphoribosylglycinamide formyltransferase: MLTKKIAVLFSGSGSNLEAILKKVHNQIFNGIKIEVCLCICNKPGAYGIERAKKFGLETTIIKSAKFTNREEFDAEVVEQILKSGAELTVLAGFMRILTPVFTSQIKAINLHPSILPLFKGAHAIKESFESDMMLGGVSVHYVSEELDGGKLIAQRAFEREDGMILEDWESKIHAIEHEILPQSIIKILTKEANV; the protein is encoded by the coding sequence ATGCTTACGAAAAAGATAGCCGTACTTTTTAGTGGTAGTGGCTCAAATTTAGAGGCGATACTTAAAAAAGTTCATAATCAAATTTTTAATGGTATAAAAATTGAAGTTTGTCTTTGTATCTGCAACAAGCCAGGTGCATATGGCATAGAGCGCGCTAAGAAATTTGGGCTTGAGACGACGATAATAAAGAGCGCTAAATTTACAAATAGAGAAGAATTTGACGCTGAAGTTGTGGAGCAAATTTTAAAAAGCGGCGCTGAACTAACGGTGCTTGCTGGGTTTATGAGGATATTAACTCCTGTTTTTACATCACAGATAAAAGCCATAAATTTACATCCTTCCATATTGCCACTTTTTAAAGGCGCTCATGCGATAAAAGAGAGCTTTGAGAGTGACATGATGCTTGGCGGCGTGAGCGTGCACTACGTGAGCGAGGAGCTTGACGGAGGTAAACTCATCGCACAAAGGGCGTTTGAAAGAGAAGACGGTATGATCTTGGAGGATTGGGAGAGCAAAATCCATGCGATAGAACATGAAATTTTGCCACAAAGCATAATAAAAATTTTAACAAAGGAAGCAAATGTTTGA
- a CDS encoding NAD(P)H-hydrate dehydratase yields the protein MKNLYLDTRILDERASKKFGLSEELLMENAAAGIANFIRKKFKKGERVLGICGGGNNGADVLCTLRMLEGEFECEFILASQNLKPLAIKQLERAKSAGVCESKDVENSLNGAKCVIDGLFGSGLNRNLDKNHIELISKINKSSAYIIACDVPSGLSSDGKVLGSCVKADITITMGARKLGLYSDAAKDFVGKVKLATLGISTQNYECKSDYHLLQKSDLMLPNRKNQCVNKGDFGHAFIISGEHVGASMLCAKAAFAFGTGLVSVIGEQGLNLPTHIMQASKISDKMNAGAVGMGLGKKGVEELEVQILKGKKLVLDADIFYSAKVLDILDENCVLTPHPKEFCSLLRLCNIADIDIKTLQENRFAYARAWSEKFKAVLVLKGANTIIAKDGQIYIMPYGKNILAKGGSGDVLSGLVLALLAQGYEPLDAAISATLAHALSLKNFKKNSYALSPTDIIKGVKCLRKR from the coding sequence ATGAAAAATTTATATTTAGATACAAGAATTTTAGACGAGCGAGCGAGCAAGAAATTTGGCCTTAGTGAAGAGCTTTTAATGGAAAACGCTGCCGCTGGCATAGCAAATTTCATCCGTAAGAAATTTAAAAAAGGCGAGAGGGTGCTTGGCATTTGCGGTGGTGGGAATAACGGTGCTGACGTGCTTTGCACGTTAAGAATGCTTGAGGGCGAGTTTGAATGCGAATTTATCTTAGCTAGTCAGAATTTAAAGCCACTAGCCATTAAGCAGCTTGAGCGAGCTAAATCTGCTGGCGTGTGTGAGAGTAAAGATGTAGAAAATAGCTTAAATGGTGCAAAATGCGTCATAGACGGGCTTTTTGGTTCAGGGCTAAATAGAAATTTAGACAAAAATCACATAGAGCTCATCTCAAAGATAAACAAAAGCTCTGCTTACATCATCGCTTGTGATGTACCAAGCGGGCTAAGTAGCGATGGCAAGGTGCTTGGCTCTTGCGTAAAAGCAGACATCACGATCACGATGGGAGCTAGAAAGCTTGGGCTTTATAGCGACGCGGCAAAAGACTTTGTTGGCAAGGTAAAGCTCGCTACTCTTGGCATAAGCACTCAAAACTATGAGTGCAAGAGCGACTATCACCTACTTCAAAAAAGCGATCTTATGCTTCCAAATAGAAAAAATCAGTGCGTAAATAAGGGCGACTTTGGCCATGCTTTTATCATATCTGGCGAGCATGTTGGAGCTAGCATGCTTTGCGCAAAGGCGGCATTTGCCTTTGGGACCGGGCTAGTTAGCGTGATAGGCGAGCAGGGCTTAAATTTACCAACGCATATCATGCAAGCTAGCAAGATAAGCGATAAAATGAATGCTGGAGCTGTTGGTATGGGGCTTGGCAAAAAGGGCGTAGAAGAGCTTGAGGTGCAAATTTTAAAAGGCAAAAAGCTTGTTCTTGACGCTGATATTTTTTACAGCGCAAAAGTGCTTGATATACTAGATGAGAACTGCGTCTTGACACCTCATCCAAAGGAGTTTTGCTCACTTTTAAGGCTTTGTAATATAGCAGATATCGACATAAAAACATTACAAGAAAATAGATTTGCTTATGCGAGGGCTTGGAGCGAGAAATTTAAGGCTGTGCTTGTGTTAAAAGGTGCAAACACCATAATCGCCAAAGATGGGCAAATTTACATCATGCCTTATGGTAAAAATATACTTGCAAAAGGTGGCAGTGGTGACGTACTAAGCGGACTTGTACTTGCTCTTTTAGCTCAAGGCTACGAACCACTGGATGCCGCCATCTCGGCTACATTAGCTCATGCACTAAGCCTTAAAAATTTCAAAAAAAATAGCTATGCGCTTAGCCCAACAGACATTATAAAAGGAGTAAAATGCTTACGAAAAAGATAG